The following proteins are encoded in a genomic region of Bernardetia sp. MNP-M8:
- a CDS encoding IS630 family transposase produces MNFQLSISERDILKDYRKSSSGKKDYIRCTVLLGLDQGKSAKELSELLGVDLSSFYNYVKSYNSCGLSGFISSNYLGFWGKLDSFDLAALDKELRSHLHKNCQSIAYWIKENLGIDYAIKSLPSLMKRLGFSYKKTKTVPAKADKELQTHFIEDIEALIERLDSENAVLLYADAVHPQWNTRSNYAWIPTGEEREIKSSSGRKRINLTGTVNIQNPSDILISESETVDSESVREFLDKVEAAYLDKSKVYMVLDQASYFKSYLVQDWVYGSKIELIYLPAYSPNLNLIERLWKLMRKKIIDYEYYNTFEKFRTNVLAFFEYIVDYKDELETLLAPNFHVQFSKTNFY; encoded by the coding sequence ATGAATTTTCAACTTAGTATTTCTGAACGAGATATTTTAAAAGATTATCGTAAAAGTTCTTCAGGAAAGAAGGACTATATTCGTTGTACTGTTCTTTTAGGTCTTGACCAAGGTAAGTCAGCAAAAGAGTTGTCAGAGCTTTTAGGTGTTGATTTAAGTAGTTTTTATAATTATGTAAAAAGTTATAATTCCTGTGGTCTTTCTGGTTTTATTTCTTCTAATTATTTAGGTTTTTGGGGTAAGTTGGATAGTTTTGATTTGGCAGCTTTAGATAAAGAACTTCGTTCTCACTTGCATAAAAACTGCCAGTCTATTGCTTATTGGATAAAAGAAAATTTAGGTATTGATTACGCTATTAAAAGTCTTCCTAGTTTGATGAAACGTCTAGGTTTTTCTTATAAAAAGACAAAAACAGTTCCTGCTAAAGCTGATAAAGAACTTCAAACTCACTTTATAGAAGATATAGAGGCTTTGATAGAGCGTTTAGATTCAGAAAATGCTGTTCTACTCTACGCAGATGCTGTTCATCCTCAATGGAATACCCGAAGTAATTATGCTTGGATTCCAACAGGAGAGGAAAGAGAAATTAAAAGTAGTAGTGGTAGAAAGCGCATAAATTTGACAGGTACAGTAAACATTCAAAATCCAAGCGATATACTCATTAGTGAATCAGAAACAGTTGATTCAGAGAGTGTAAGAGAATTTTTAGATAAAGTAGAAGCAGCCTATTTAGATAAAAGCAAGGTGTATATGGTCTTAGACCAAGCCTCCTATTTCAAATCTTATTTGGTGCAAGACTGGGTATATGGCTCTAAAATAGAACTCATTTACTTGCCTGCCTACTCGCCTAATTTAAACTTAATTGAAAGACTTTGGAAGTTGATGAGAAAGAAAATAATTGATTATGAATACTACAATACATTTGAAAAATTTAGGACTAACGTCCTTGCATTTTTTGAATATATCGTTGATTATAAAGATGAGCTAGAAACACTTTTAGCACCTAATTTTCACGTCCAATTTTCGAAAACCAATTTCTATTGA